From the genome of Hymenobacter sp. PAMC 26628, one region includes:
- a CDS encoding GlcG/HbpS family heme-binding protein produces MGITLEQAQAAIQAAHQKSLELGVKMNIAVVDAGANLVAFARMDDAWLGSLDIAIKKAKTARFFDMPTGDLGKASQPGGPLFNIEVSNGGLITFPGGLPIKDGSGKVVGAIGVSGDSVENDHTVAEAGRVAVADR; encoded by the coding sequence ATGGGTATCACCCTCGAACAAGCGCAGGCCGCCATTCAAGCAGCGCACCAAAAATCGCTCGAGCTGGGCGTCAAAATGAACATTGCCGTGGTTGACGCCGGGGCCAACCTCGTGGCCTTCGCCCGCATGGACGATGCCTGGCTCGGTTCGCTCGACATCGCCATCAAGAAAGCTAAAACGGCCCGCTTCTTCGACATGCCGACCGGCGACCTGGGCAAGGCGTCGCAGCCCGGGGGCCCGCTTTTCAACATCGAAGTCTCCAACGGGGGCCTCATCACCTTCCCCGGCGGCCTGCCCATTAAGGATGGCAGCGGGAAAGTCGTCGGGGCCATCGGCGTGTCGGGCGACTCGGTCGAGAACGACCACACCGTGGCCGAAGCCGGCCGTGTAGCCGTGGCCGACCGCTAG
- a CDS encoding methylmalonyl-CoA mutase family protein encodes MHPAPTAPYKPKNHVRIVTAAALFDGHDAAINIMRRIIQSSGAEVIHLGHNRSAQEIVDCAIQEDAQAIAITSYQGGHNEYFKYIFDLLKERGAGHIKIFGGGGGVILPTEIADLQDYGITRIYSPDDGRAMGLQGMINNLLEQADFPTGQHLNGEAGHVKEKDARSIGRLISAAENFPEEFERVRSQLVAGYQLSVVSEQDGSLNDPTTDNEQLTTKAPILGITGTGGAGKSSLVDELVRRFLMDFPGKTIAIISVDPSKRKTGGALLGDRIRMNAINSPRVYMRSLATRQSNLALSRYVQDAVDVVKAANYDLIILETSGIGQSDTEIIEHSDASLYVMTPEYGAATQLEKIDMLDFADVIALNKFDKRGALDALRDVRKQYQRNHNLWDTPTDQMPVFGTIASQFNDPGMNRLYRAVLKMLEAKTGATFASKLETTVEDSEKIYIIPPHRTRYLSEIAESNRAYDQRVREQANIAEVAGAFAKLEEHYRAEKKSPEGTVEEFGKNKQTQLRRLDADSQAILENWENTLQNYRNPEYVYSVRGKEIRVQTHTKSLSGNMIPKVSVPRYTGWGDRLRWAMQENFPGEFPYTAGVFPFKREGEDPTRMFAGEGGPERTNRRFHYVSMGLPAKRLSTAFDSVTLYGEDPDLRPDIYGKIGNAGVSIACLDDAKKLYSGFNLANPSTSVSMTINGPAATLAAFFMNAAIDQQCELYIKEHELTAEVDAKVDQIYAAKNQPRPRYQGELPAGNDGLGLLLLGVTGEDVLPADVYAAIKARTLTQVRGTVQADILKEDQAQNTCIFSTEFALRLMGDVQEYFITEKVRNFYSVSISGYHIAEAGANPITQLALTLSNGFTFVEYYVSRGMSVNDFAPNLSFFFSNGIDPEYAVIGRVARRIWAKAMKLKYGADARSQMLKYHIQTSGRSLHAQEIDFNDIRTTLQALYAIYDNCNSLHTNAYDEAITTPTEESVRRAMAIQLIINRELGLAKNENPLQGSFIIEELTELVEEAVLLEFDRITERGGVLGAMETMYQRGKIQEESMHYEMLKHTGEYPIIGVNTFLSSKGSPTVVPAEVIRATEEEKQYQIDMLHLLHQRNADQAPARLQQLQQIAVANGNLFAELMETVKYCSLGQITNALFEVGGQYRRNM; translated from the coding sequence ATGCACCCCGCTCCCACCGCGCCCTACAAGCCCAAAAACCACGTCCGCATCGTCACCGCCGCCGCTTTGTTCGACGGGCACGACGCGGCCATCAACATCATGCGCCGCATCATTCAGAGCAGCGGCGCGGAGGTGATTCACCTTGGGCACAACCGCTCGGCACAGGAAATCGTGGATTGCGCCATTCAGGAAGATGCCCAGGCCATTGCCATTACCAGCTACCAGGGCGGGCACAACGAGTACTTCAAGTACATATTCGACCTGCTGAAAGAGCGCGGCGCGGGCCACATCAAAATCTTTGGCGGCGGCGGCGGCGTGATTCTGCCCACGGAGATTGCGGACTTGCAAGACTACGGCATCACCCGCATCTACTCGCCGGATGATGGCCGGGCGATGGGTTTGCAAGGCATGATTAACAACCTACTGGAGCAGGCGGATTTCCCAACGGGCCAGCACCTGAACGGCGAAGCGGGCCATGTCAAAGAGAAAGATGCCCGCAGCATCGGCCGGCTGATTTCGGCCGCCGAGAACTTCCCCGAGGAATTCGAGCGGGTTCGTAGCCAGTTAGTTGCTGGTTATCAGTTGTCGGTTGTCAGTGAGCAAGACGGTTCTCTGAACGACCCGACAACTGACAACGAACAACTGACAACCAAAGCCCCCATTCTCGGCATCACCGGCACGGGCGGCGCGGGCAAGTCGTCGCTGGTGGATGAGTTGGTGCGGCGCTTCTTGATGGACTTCCCCGGCAAGACTATCGCCATTATTTCCGTCGACCCCAGCAAGCGCAAGACCGGCGGGGCCCTGCTCGGCGACCGGATTCGGATGAACGCCATCAACTCGCCGCGGGTGTACATGCGCAGCCTGGCCACGCGCCAAAGCAACCTGGCTTTGAGCCGCTACGTGCAGGATGCGGTGGATGTAGTGAAGGCTGCTAACTACGACCTGATTATCCTCGAAACCAGCGGCATCGGGCAGTCCGATACGGAAATCATTGAGCACTCCGACGCCAGCCTGTATGTGATGACGCCCGAGTACGGCGCGGCCACGCAGCTGGAAAAAATCGACATGCTCGACTTCGCCGACGTCATTGCGCTGAACAAGTTCGACAAGCGCGGGGCCCTGGATGCGCTGCGCGACGTGCGCAAGCAGTACCAGCGCAACCACAACCTCTGGGACACGCCCACCGACCAGATGCCGGTGTTCGGCACGATTGCCTCGCAGTTCAACGACCCCGGCATGAACCGGCTGTACCGGGCGGTGCTGAAGATGCTGGAGGCCAAAACCGGGGCCACCTTCGCTTCGAAGCTGGAAACCACGGTGGAGGATTCGGAGAAGATTTACATCATCCCGCCGCACCGCACGCGCTACCTCTCCGAGATTGCCGAAAGCAACCGCGCCTACGACCAGCGCGTGCGCGAGCAGGCCAACATTGCCGAAGTAGCCGGCGCGTTTGCCAAACTCGAAGAACACTACCGCGCCGAGAAAAAGAGCCCGGAAGGCACCGTGGAGGAGTTCGGCAAGAACAAGCAAACCCAGCTCCGGCGCCTCGATGCCGACAGCCAAGCCATTCTGGAAAACTGGGAAAATACCTTGCAGAACTACCGCAACCCAGAGTACGTGTACTCGGTGCGCGGCAAGGAAATTCGGGTGCAGACGCACACCAAGTCGCTCTCGGGCAACATGATTCCGAAAGTGTCGGTGCCGCGCTATACTGGGTGGGGCGACCGCCTGCGCTGGGCCATGCAGGAAAACTTCCCCGGCGAATTCCCTTACACGGCCGGCGTGTTCCCCTTCAAGCGCGAGGGCGAGGACCCGACCCGCATGTTTGCCGGCGAAGGGGGCCCCGAGCGCACCAACCGCCGCTTCCACTACGTGAGCATGGGCCTGCCCGCCAAGCGCCTGAGCACGGCCTTCGACTCGGTAACACTCTACGGCGAAGACCCGGACTTGCGGCCCGACATCTACGGCAAAATCGGCAACGCGGGCGTGAGCATCGCCTGCCTCGACGATGCCAAGAAGCTCTACTCGGGCTTCAACCTGGCCAACCCCAGCACGTCGGTTTCGATGACGATAAACGGCCCGGCGGCTACGCTGGCGGCGTTTTTCATGAACGCGGCCATCGACCAGCAGTGCGAGCTTTACATTAAAGAGCACGAGCTGACGGCTGAAGTCGATGCCAAAGTTGACCAGATTTACGCGGCCAAAAACCAGCCCCGGCCCCGCTACCAGGGCGAGCTGCCGGCCGGCAACGACGGCCTCGGCCTGCTCCTGCTCGGCGTGACGGGCGAGGACGTGTTGCCCGCCGACGTGTACGCTGCCATCAAGGCCCGGACGCTGACGCAGGTGCGCGGCACCGTGCAGGCCGACATTCTGAAGGAAGACCAGGCCCAGAACACCTGCATTTTCAGCACCGAGTTTGCCCTGCGCCTAATGGGTGACGTGCAGGAGTATTTCATCACCGAGAAGGTGCGGAATTTCTACTCTGTGTCGATTTCCGGCTACCACATTGCCGAGGCGGGGGCCAACCCCATCACCCAACTGGCCCTCACGCTGAGCAACGGCTTCACGTTCGTGGAATACTACGTGAGCCGGGGCATGAGCGTGAACGACTTCGCGCCGAACCTGAGCTTCTTCTTCTCCAACGGCATCGACCCGGAGTACGCCGTGATTGGGCGGGTGGCGCGCCGCATCTGGGCCAAGGCCATGAAGCTGAAGTACGGCGCCGACGCCCGCAGCCAGATGCTGAAGTACCACATCCAGACGTCGGGCCGCAGCCTGCACGCCCAGGAAATCGACTTCAACGACATCCGCACCACGCTGCAGGCCCTGTACGCCATCTACGACAACTGCAACTCGTTGCACACCAACGCCTACGACGAGGCCATCACCACGCCCACCGAGGAATCGGTGCGCCGGGCCATGGCTATTCAGCTCATCATCAACCGCGAGCTGGGGCTGGCCAAAAACGAAAACCCGCTGCAAGGCTCCTTCATCATCGAGGAGCTGACGGAGCTGGTGGAAGAGGCGGTGCTGCTCGAATTCGACCGCATCACGGAGCGCGGCGGCGTGCTCGGGGCCATGGAAACCATGTACCAGCGCGGCAAAATCCAGGAGGAAAGCATGCACTACGAGATGCTGAAGCACACCGGCGAGTACCCCATCATCGGGGTGAATACCTTCCTCTCGTCGAAGGGCTCGCCCACGGTGGTGCCGGCCGAAGTCATCCGCGCCACGGAGGAGGAAAAGCAGTACCAAATCGACATGCTGCACCTGCTGCACCAGCGCAACGCCGACCAGGCCCCGGCGCGCCTCCAGCAGCTCCAGCAAATCGCCGTGGCCAACGGCAACCTCTTCGCCGAGCTGATGGAAACGGTGAAATACTGCTCGCTCGGCCAGATTACCAATGCGCTGTTTGAAGTCGGCGGGCAGTACCGGCGCAATATGTAA
- the fdhA gene encoding formaldehyde dehydrogenase, glutathione-independent yields MATNRGVVYLGPGKVEVQSIDFPELKNPKGKKITHGVILKVVSTNICGSDQHMVRGRTTAPAGLVLGHEITGEVVETGEDVEFLKKGDLVSVPFNVACGRCRTCKEMKTGICLTVNEGRAGGAYGYVDMGGWVGGQAEYVLVPYADFNLLKFPNKDQAMEKIRDLTMLSDIFPTGFHGAVKAGVGPGTTVYVAGAGPVGLAAAASAQLLGAAVVIVGDMNKARLAHARSFGCETVDLNEDANLADQIADILGVPEIDCAIDCVGFEASGHGAQAKTEVPAAVLNSLMEITRAGGAIGIPGLYVTDDPGATDKAAKTGNLSIRFGLGWAKSHSFHTGQTPVMSYNRQLMQAILYDKVQIAKAVNVEIISLDDAPKGYAEFDKGVARKFVINPHNLIPDVKKAKAAKETAVA; encoded by the coding sequence ATGGCCACCAACAGAGGCGTCGTTTATTTGGGCCCCGGCAAAGTCGAGGTGCAAAGCATTGATTTTCCGGAATTAAAAAATCCCAAGGGCAAGAAAATCACCCACGGGGTCATCCTCAAAGTAGTGTCCACCAACATCTGCGGCTCCGACCAGCACATGGTGCGCGGCCGCACCACGGCCCCGGCGGGGCTGGTGTTGGGCCACGAAATCACGGGCGAAGTGGTGGAAACCGGCGAAGACGTGGAGTTCCTGAAAAAAGGGGATTTGGTGTCGGTGCCCTTCAACGTGGCCTGCGGCCGCTGCCGCACCTGCAAGGAGATGAAAACCGGCATCTGCCTGACCGTGAACGAGGGCCGCGCCGGTGGCGCCTACGGCTACGTGGACATGGGCGGCTGGGTAGGCGGCCAAGCAGAATACGTGCTGGTGCCGTACGCCGATTTCAACCTGCTCAAGTTCCCGAATAAGGACCAGGCGATGGAGAAAATCCGCGACCTGACCATGCTGAGCGACATTTTTCCGACCGGTTTTCACGGCGCTGTGAAGGCCGGCGTGGGCCCCGGCACTACGGTGTACGTGGCCGGCGCGGGCCCCGTGGGCCTGGCCGCCGCCGCTTCGGCCCAGCTGCTGGGCGCGGCCGTGGTGATTGTGGGCGACATGAACAAGGCGCGCCTGGCGCACGCCCGCTCTTTCGGCTGCGAAACGGTGGACCTGAACGAGGACGCCAACCTGGCCGACCAGATTGCGGACATCCTAGGCGTGCCCGAAATTGACTGCGCCATCGACTGCGTGGGTTTCGAGGCCAGCGGCCACGGCGCGCAAGCCAAAACCGAAGTGCCCGCCGCGGTGCTCAACTCGCTCATGGAAATCACCCGGGCGGGCGGCGCCATCGGCATCCCCGGCCTGTACGTGACCGACGACCCCGGCGCAACGGATAAAGCCGCCAAAACGGGCAACCTGTCCATCCGCTTCGGCCTGGGCTGGGCCAAGAGCCACTCCTTCCACACCGGCCAAACGCCGGTGATGAGCTATAACCGCCAGCTCATGCAGGCCATCTTGTACGACAAAGTGCAGATTGCCAAGGCGGTGAACGTGGAAATCATCAGCCTCGACGACGCTCCCAAAGGATACGCCGAGTTCGACAAGGGCGTGGCCCGGAAGTTCGTCATCAACCCGCACAACCTGATTCCGGACGTGAAAAAGGCCAAAGCCGCTAAGGAAACGGCGGTGGCTTAA
- a CDS encoding sigma-54-dependent transcriptional regulator, giving the protein MPRILIIDDEKAIRNTLKEILEFESYTVDQAEDGPAGLDLLIQHKYDLVLCDIKMPKMDGLEVLSRAQTLAPDTAFIMVSAHGNIETAVEATKKGAYDFLPKPPDLNRLLITVRNALDRTKLVTETKTLKKKLSVTKGSAMIGSSAALGAVRKAIEKVAPTDARVLITGPNGAGKEMVARQLHELSPRAQGPMVEVNCAAIPSELIESELFGHEKGSFTSAVKQRIGKFEQADGGTLFLDEIGDMSLSAQAKVLRALQESKITRVGGEKEISVNVRVLAATNKDLLQEIADRNFREDLYHRLSVILIQVPALNDRREDIPDLIQKFLADIAADYGNKAKKIDAGALKYLQGLDWRGNIRELRNVVERLVIMSDDTVTEADAKAFAGK; this is encoded by the coding sequence ATGCCGCGCATCCTCATCATCGACGACGAAAAAGCCATCCGCAACACGCTGAAGGAGATTTTGGAGTTTGAAAGCTACACCGTGGACCAGGCCGAGGACGGCCCCGCGGGCCTCGACTTGCTCATCCAGCACAAGTACGACCTGGTGCTCTGCGACATCAAGATGCCTAAAATGGACGGCCTGGAGGTGCTCAGCCGCGCCCAGACGCTGGCCCCCGACACGGCCTTCATCATGGTGTCGGCCCACGGCAACATCGAAACCGCCGTGGAAGCCACCAAGAAAGGTGCCTACGACTTCCTGCCCAAGCCGCCCGACCTCAACCGCCTCCTCATCACGGTGCGCAACGCCCTGGACCGCACCAAGCTGGTGACGGAAACTAAAACCCTGAAAAAGAAGCTCTCCGTCACCAAAGGCTCGGCTATGATCGGCTCGTCGGCGGCGCTGGGGGCCGTGCGCAAGGCCATTGAGAAGGTAGCGCCCACCGACGCCCGCGTGCTCATCACGGGGCCCAACGGGGCGGGCAAGGAGATGGTGGCCCGCCAGCTGCACGAGCTCAGCCCCCGCGCCCAGGGCCCCATGGTGGAGGTGAACTGCGCCGCCATCCCATCGGAGCTCATTGAGAGCGAGCTGTTTGGCCACGAGAAAGGCTCGTTCACCTCGGCCGTGAAGCAGCGCATCGGCAAGTTCGAGCAGGCCGACGGCGGCACGCTGTTCCTCGACGAAATCGGCGACATGAGCCTCTCGGCCCAAGCCAAGGTGCTGCGCGCCTTGCAGGAAAGTAAAATCACCCGCGTGGGCGGCGAAAAAGAGATTTCGGTGAACGTGCGCGTGCTGGCCGCCACCAACAAGGACCTGCTCCAGGAAATTGCCGACCGCAACTTCCGCGAAGACCTCTACCACCGCCTCTCGGTCATTCTCATTCAGGTGCCGGCCCTCAACGACCGCCGCGAGGACATTCCCGACCTCATCCAGAAATTCCTGGCCGACATCGCCGCCGACTACGGCAACAAAGCCAAGAAAATTGACGCCGGGGCCCTAAAATACCTGCAAGGGCTGGACTGGCGCGGCAACATCCGCGAGCTGCGCAACGTAGTCGAGCGCCTCGTCATCATGAGCGACGACACCGTGACGGAAGCCGACGCCAAGGCCTTCGCCGGCAAGTAG
- a CDS encoding REP-associated tyrosine transposase: protein MSEKYKIRDSQHLYFVSFATVNWIDVFTRRLYNDIFVDSLRYCQEHKGLEIYAWCLMTNHAHLIVSTEAEHLSGILRDLKRHTAKAVLRAIEDKQQESRRSWVLWMFEGAGQRNAHNTKYQFWQHDSHPIELHSIELQQQRLHYLHQNPVVAGFVDAPEDFLYSSARNYAGRPGLVEVLLIG, encoded by the coding sequence ATGAGTGAGAAGTACAAGATTCGGGATTCGCAGCATTTGTACTTCGTCAGCTTTGCTACGGTCAACTGGATTGACGTTTTCACCCGCCGGCTTTACAACGATATTTTCGTGGACAGCCTGCGGTACTGCCAGGAGCACAAAGGCTTGGAAATCTACGCGTGGTGCCTCATGACCAACCACGCCCATCTCATCGTCAGCACTGAAGCCGAGCACCTCTCCGGCATCCTGCGCGACCTGAAGCGGCACACGGCCAAAGCCGTGCTCCGCGCCATCGAGGACAAGCAGCAGGAAAGCCGCCGCAGCTGGGTGCTGTGGATGTTTGAGGGGGCCGGCCAGCGCAACGCCCACAACACGAAATACCAGTTCTGGCAGCACGACAGCCACCCCATCGAGTTGCACTCCATCGAGCTGCAACAGCAGCGGCTCCATTACCTGCACCAAAACCCCGTCGTGGCCGGCTTTGTGGATGCGCCGGAAGATTTTCTCTACAGTAGCGCCCGCAATTACGCCGGCCGCCCCGGCCTGGTCGAGGTACTGCTAATCGGCTAA
- a CDS encoding class I SAM-dependent methyltransferase, producing MSFALSVATLGACLLAGASLLAPAPVHAQQQAPTGQRSLPPIPGLGPPPVLPAQATPAQKEAYARQMAERTRQRWNYLLTDSVARTKVLNTAPNALLVQAVKGLAPGTALDADMGEGRNALYLAQLGWQVTGVDVAEKALAFAQQRAHTLGVPLATEVHDMATYEWGTNKWDLIVLSYAGGRDYAPRVARALKPGGLVVLEAFHMDATKRLQVVDGDYRVFFNTNELPKLYGGAGLKIVRYEEPLAPADFTKETLRLVRLVAQKPMPGR from the coding sequence ATGTCGTTCGCCCTGTCCGTTGCCACGCTGGGGGCCTGTTTGCTGGCGGGGGCCAGTCTGCTTGCCCCCGCGCCGGTGCACGCCCAGCAGCAGGCGCCAACCGGCCAGCGGAGCCTGCCGCCCATTCCGGGGTTGGGGCCCCCGCCCGTGCTGCCGGCCCAAGCCACACCGGCCCAGAAAGAAGCGTACGCCCGCCAGATGGCCGAACGCACCCGCCAGCGCTGGAACTACCTGCTCACCGATTCGGTGGCCCGCACGAAGGTCCTCAACACGGCGCCGAATGCCTTGCTGGTGCAGGCGGTGAAAGGGCTGGCCCCTGGCACGGCCCTCGACGCCGACATGGGCGAGGGGCGCAACGCTTTGTATTTGGCCCAATTGGGGTGGCAGGTCACGGGCGTCGACGTGGCAGAAAAGGCGCTTGCGTTTGCGCAGCAGCGGGCGCACACCCTGGGCGTGCCGCTCGCCACCGAAGTGCACGACATGGCCACCTACGAGTGGGGCACCAATAAGTGGGACCTAATTGTGCTGAGCTACGCCGGCGGGCGCGACTACGCGCCCCGCGTGGCCCGGGCCCTCAAGCCCGGCGGGCTGGTGGTGCTGGAGGCGTTCCACATGGATGCTACCAAGCGCTTGCAAGTCGTGGACGGCGACTACCGCGTATTCTTCAATACCAACGAGTTGCCCAAGCTATACGGCGGGGCGGGGTTGAAGATTGTGCGCTACGAAGAGCCGCTGGCCCCAGCCGATTTTACCAAGGAAACGCTGCGCCTCGTGCGATTGGTGGCCCAAAAGCCAATGCCGGGCCGGTAA
- a CDS encoding DUF1349 domain-containing protein, translating to MSGKPCDIQLAGIHFTKAVNGADTLATTDAQGRTAFRVGAKKDFFCDPNDNKLSNNTAPILLAKVDNTKPFTLAARVTPGFTAKGLYNAGVLYLYVNDRRWHKPCFEQDERGRHRIVSVRTIGTSDDNNHDVVQGPTAYLKISSDTRTVGSYYSLDQKTWQLVRLYKNDYPAELWAGVSAQCPIDTGATSHFEDIRLTQNSVSDFRLGN from the coding sequence GTGAGCGGCAAGCCCTGCGACATCCAGCTGGCGGGCATCCACTTCACCAAGGCCGTGAACGGGGCCGATACCCTGGCCACCACCGATGCCCAGGGCCGGACGGCGTTTCGGGTGGGCGCGAAAAAGGACTTTTTCTGCGACCCGAACGACAACAAGCTTTCCAACAACACAGCCCCCATCCTGCTGGCTAAAGTCGATAACACCAAGCCCTTTACGCTGGCGGCGAGGGTGACCCCCGGCTTCACGGCCAAGGGGCTCTACAACGCCGGCGTGCTGTACCTCTACGTGAACGACCGGCGCTGGCACAAGCCCTGCTTCGAGCAGGACGAGCGCGGCCGCCACCGCATCGTGTCGGTGCGCACCATCGGCACGTCCGACGACAACAACCACGACGTGGTGCAGGGCCCCACGGCCTATCTGAAAATCTCGTCGGATACGCGCACCGTGGGCAGCTACTACTCGCTCGACCAGAAAACCTGGCAGCTGGTGCGCCTCTACAAAAACGACTACCCCGCCGAGCTGTGGGCAGGCGTGAGCGCGCAGTGCCCCATCGACACGGGCGCTACCAGCCACTTCGAGGACATCCGCCTGACGCAGAACAGCGTATCGGACTTCCGGCTGGGAAACTAG
- a CDS encoding DUF4263 domain-containing protein yields MNIVFILKNNYYTEAVRNHLSTLSEKDSLLFFYSYDKAEEFLTNNVVRNNLPLDLVITEDNIDKEKATDFLQRITRDTSRTYSNLDFNFYNIPIILIIDQGDHTDAYSKYKFSDVLEDTTIENFGTYLKHFISSAKTWRKQVLDELDNLGVKFNSGNIDYSYYFSSDRKSKVDTNILTKNFKSFPRKLNYDWLILNEKQIELGIDRYIKELKRATRLDKKDKEEKEFHNIFNDNSFLIKRDNYNNHWYEAKLHYNKKNFYEPDYSLSPNFSHLTDLSILEVKLPNERFIKKTKFHPDPYSSLMSYIFQVNDYKDYIESEEYQKKLNQVFGFIPTKVEYNLLIGRSADKASNIYNLNKRMRQMGALHINLLTYDELLDYQVKYLDRIKLLKVL; encoded by the coding sequence ATGAATATCGTTTTTATTCTTAAGAACAACTATTATACAGAGGCAGTAAGAAACCATCTCTCAACCTTGAGCGAGAAAGATAGTTTACTATTTTTCTATTCTTACGACAAAGCAGAAGAATTTTTAACTAATAATGTGGTGAGAAATAACTTGCCATTGGATTTGGTAATAACAGAAGATAACATTGATAAGGAGAAGGCAACAGACTTTCTACAGCGCATTACGAGAGACACTTCGAGAACATATTCTAACCTCGATTTTAATTTTTACAATATACCCATTATCCTAATCATTGATCAAGGCGACCATACTGATGCTTATTCTAAATACAAGTTTTCAGATGTTTTAGAAGATACCACTATTGAAAATTTTGGCACTTACCTAAAGCACTTTATTAGTTCTGCAAAAACATGGCGCAAACAAGTTCTTGATGAGCTAGACAACCTTGGTGTTAAATTTAATTCGGGCAATATTGACTATAGCTACTATTTTTCTTCTGACCGAAAGTCGAAAGTTGATACCAATATTTTAACAAAAAATTTCAAATCTTTTCCTCGTAAGTTAAATTACGATTGGCTAATATTGAATGAAAAACAAATTGAGTTAGGCATAGACAGGTACATCAAAGAATTAAAAAGGGCAACAAGGTTAGACAAGAAGGACAAAGAAGAAAAGGAATTCCACAATATTTTCAATGACAATTCATTTTTAATCAAGAGAGACAATTATAATAACCACTGGTATGAAGCCAAACTTCATTACAACAAAAAGAATTTCTACGAACCTGACTATTCTTTAAGTCCAAACTTTAGCCACCTTACAGACCTAAGTATATTAGAAGTAAAGCTTCCTAATGAAAGATTTATTAAGAAGACAAAATTTCATCCAGACCCTTATAGCTCATTGATGAGTTATATATTTCAGGTAAATGACTATAAAGACTATATCGAAAGTGAAGAGTATCAAAAAAAACTAAACCAAGTCTTTGGATTTATTCCAACGAAGGTTGAATACAATCTACTAATTGGAAGGTCAGCGGATAAAGCCAGCAACATATATAACTTAAATAAAAGAATGCGACAAATGGGAGCTTTACATATAAACCTATTGACCTACGATGAATTACTTGACTATCAGGTAAAGTATTTAGACAGAATAAAACTGTTGAAAGTGCTGTAA
- a CDS encoding Fic family protein — METQVHTVAVTLDWGLLAAVSKLDRFDASWSAIERREGQSLKQLKAIATVRSVGASTRIEGSRMSDAEVDVLLRNTDIMKLEDRDSQEVVGYFQALDLITESYADIDITENSLKGLHSQLLRFSRKDELHRGNYKQHPNSVEASLPDGTKRLVFATTAPGIATEDAMRALLAWYAQDAATHPLVKCALFCYEFLSIHPFQDGNGRLSRLLATLLLLRQGYVWIQYVSLEHEIESRKTEYYRELQRCQSQRPGENISSWLTFFFSALGNVQQQLLQKLTAEGAESQLQPREKSILLFIENNPGCRSGVIASRLDIPAPTVKKILAILVDRGLIARHGSGPGLNYSLS, encoded by the coding sequence ATGGAAACGCAGGTACACACGGTGGCGGTGACGCTGGATTGGGGATTACTGGCGGCGGTGAGCAAGCTGGACAGGTTTGATGCGTCGTGGTCGGCCATTGAGCGACGGGAAGGCCAGAGCCTCAAGCAACTCAAGGCCATTGCCACGGTGCGGAGCGTGGGGGCTTCGACGCGCATTGAGGGCTCGCGGATGAGCGACGCGGAAGTGGACGTACTGCTGCGCAACACCGACATTATGAAGCTGGAGGACCGGGATTCGCAGGAAGTGGTGGGCTACTTTCAGGCACTGGACTTGATTACCGAGTCCTACGCCGACATTGACATCACTGAAAATAGCTTGAAAGGACTGCATAGCCAATTGCTGCGGTTCAGCCGCAAGGACGAGTTGCACCGGGGCAACTACAAACAGCATCCCAATTCCGTGGAGGCCAGCCTGCCCGATGGCACGAAGCGGCTGGTGTTTGCGACCACCGCGCCGGGCATCGCGACCGAGGATGCCATGCGGGCACTGCTGGCCTGGTATGCGCAGGACGCGGCCACGCACCCGCTGGTGAAATGCGCCTTGTTCTGCTACGAGTTTTTGAGCATTCATCCGTTTCAGGACGGCAACGGGCGGCTTAGCCGGTTGCTGGCCACCTTGCTTTTGCTGCGGCAGGGCTACGTCTGGATTCAGTACGTGAGCCTGGAGCACGAGATAGAGAGCCGCAAAACCGAGTATTACCGCGAACTGCAGCGGTGCCAGTCGCAGCGACCGGGCGAGAATATTTCGTCGTGGCTGACTTTCTTTTTCAGTGCCCTGGGCAACGTGCAGCAGCAATTGTTGCAGAAGCTGACGGCCGAAGGCGCGGAAAGCCAACTGCAGCCCCGCGAAAAATCCATCCTACTGTTCATTGAAAATAATCCAGGCTGCCGGTCCGGGGTTATTGCCAGCCGGCTGGACATTCCGGCTCCTACAGTCAAAAAAATACTAGCCATTTTGGTTGACCGGGGCCTGATTGCGCGGCACGGCAGCGGCCCCGGCCTCAACTATAGCCTAAGTTGA